The genome window AGAGAGTCCAACCCTATACAAGGATAAAATGAGTCAGGTCTATGCTGGGAACACACGGCTGGCTGAAGACGCCCCGGTGTCACTCACCGGCCGGACGGACGGACAGAGGAACATGGAGCGCAAGCATCTGAGACACTCAGCCCCGTGTGGGAAAACCTCCGCCCACCAGGAAGAGGCCAGAGCACCCCCCAGTGACCGCCGGGGGAGGGGAGACGCCCCCAGGACCGGGCACCGGGACGCACACAAACCCGCACAGCTCAGTCTGGCTGGACGTGGTCGGCCCGGACCCCACCCAGCAGCGTCCAGGCCGCGCAGCGgggaagagaaagcaagagatgGCCACGCGGGGGTGAAAAGGAAGACAAGACACGGACCCACTGACGGACACGGGCCGTCCGCGCAGAAAGCCGCCGAGAACCGCCAGAGCGTTCAGATCTCCCAAGTGGGTTGCGTCAAGTTGCAAAACACAAGGTCAATCAGTCGTATTTCCATGGCCGCCAACGAACCGGCGGAACCGGGAATCTTAAAAGTACCGTTTACACCCCCAAAGCGGGGCGGGGGACAGTGGGCTGGTCCCACCCCGCATCCCCGCGCCCCCCTCACTGTGCCCGGTGTCCCTGCACTGTCCGCCGCACCCCCTTTGCCCCGCACCCCCCTCACTGTGCCCCGCGCTCCCCACTGTCCCCCAAGTCCCCGCACCCCCCCACTGTGCCCCAAGTCCCCGCACCCCCCTCACTGTCCCCCAAGTCCCCGCAGCCCCTCACTGTGCCCCGCGCCCCCGCACCCCCTCACTGTGCCCCGCGCCCCCGCACCTCCCTGTCCCCCGCGCCCCCCGGCCGCGCGCTCACCCGTCCTCCCAGGGCTCCCCCGCCGTCTCCTCGGCCACCAGGATGTCGTACTCCTCGGCCGCGTACTTCTCCCAGTCCGAGAGCTCGGGGCCGCTGCCATCACTGTCCTGGGGGAAGCGCACGCGTCACGTCACGCACCCGCCTGGCGCGGCCCCGCCCGCGCGCCCCCCGCACTCACCCTGAGCAGCGAGATCTGCTCCTTCTGCTCGTGGTCCAGGTACTTCTCGATGTTGAAGAAGGTGTCGAAGAACACGCCGGCCAGCTTGCAGCGCTTCAGGTCCCGCAGCGTGATCCTCCCTGCGGGGAGGGGACGTGTCCCAGGCGTGAGCCCGGCCTCACCTTCGGGCCGGCTGTGGGCTGTGCGGCGCGCGCCTCGGGTCACACGCGCGTAAGGACGCGGCCCGAGGCTCCGGGCTCTCCCGCCACGGGTCTGACGGGACAGGCGGACACGCGCGTGGTTCTGGGCGGGGACTGAGGTGTGGAGGCCGCGGTGCGGAGGCGGCTCGGGCCACCTGTGCCCCGAGGACGCAGGGACGGGGACGTGGTGCAGGCACCCCTGGATGTGAAATGACAGAGCCCGGGGCTCCCCACGCAGGCCGTGGCCAGAGGGTGTCCCGGGGACACCAAGCACCAGGAGGGCCCCAGCCAGGGAGAGGGACGGCTACAGGGCGGTGCCCGGGCCTCGGAGCCATTTCCAAAGTGAAAGTCCCAGAGCTGGAGTCTGAGATGCAGAAGGAAGCCGAGCAGCGTGGACGCTCCCCTTTGCCTCAGTGGCCCTGGGAAACAGCCGCTCCTACTCTGAGTTGGTGACGAGGCCCAGCACCGCAGGTGTCGGGTCTCACTGCGCAAGAACCTCCTACTCAGGACCTCCCGCACCGGGGGCCGGGCCGGGAGGAGCTGGGACGATGGGTGGCAGAACAGGGTTGAGGGGAGgagacggggggggggggggggggatgagaggggaggaggcagaggggtgaggggaggagacGGGGTGAGAGGGGAGGAGACGGAGGGGGTTAGAGGAGGAgacaggggtgaggggaggaggcagaggggtgagaggggaggagacgggtgaggggaggagatgggggtgaggggaggaggcagaggggtgAGGAGAGGAGACGGGGTGAGAGGGGAGGAGACGGGGGGGTTAGAGGAGGAgacaggggtgaggggaggagacGGGGAGAGAGGGTTGGACCCCACCCTGTGTGGCATCAGCACAAACGTGGCAACTGGTCCCTCAGCCGGTGCCGACGTCCCCAGTGAGCCCCGGCCTGGGTTCTCCAGGCCACCCTCGGGGGTGTCGATGCCCCGAGTAGGAGGTTCTTGCGCCGTGAGACCGGACACCTGCGGTGCTGGGCCTCGTCACCAACTCAGAGTAGGAGCGGCCGTTTCCCAGGGTCCCCCACCCTGGGCCGTCCTCTCTCCCGTCTGTCCCGTCCTCTCGCCCACCCGTCCCCTCACCCTGGGCCCTCCCGGGGCGTCACCTTCGCTCCTCGGCTTGACCAGGTCCAGCATCTGGCAGAGGCAGTCCTGGAAGGGCAGGGCCTCGATGGCCATGCTGTCCAGCCTCCGGCACTGCTCCTCGTAGAAATACTCGAGCTCGAACATGGACAGGGCGCCGTCCCCGTCCAGGTCCATGCAGCGGAACCAGTACTCGATGCTGTGGCACAGCGAGCTCTGTCGGCCCCGCCCCGGACCCTCCCAGCCCGTGCCCTGCGGCCCCGGGGGCAGCCTCCCAAACAGGCGTGCACGCATCCGCCCGTGCCCTGCAGCCCCTCTGCCAGGCGTGCGCGCATCCGCCCGTGCCCTGCAGCCCCCCACCAGGCGTGCGCGCATCCGCCCGTGCCCTGCAGCCCCTCTGCCAGGCGTGCGCGCATCCGCCCGTGCCCTGCAGCCCCCCACCAGGCGTGCGCGCATCCGCCCGTGCCCTGCAGCCCCTCTGCCAGGCGTGCGCGCATCCGCCCGTGCCCTGCAGCCCCCCACCAGACGTGCGCGCATCCGCCCGTGCCCTGCAGCCCCCCACCAGACGTGCGCGCATCCGCCCGTGCCCTGCAGCCCCCCACCAGACGTGCGCGCATCCGCCCGTGCCCTGCAGCCCCCCACCAGACGTGCGCGCATCCGCCTGGGGACACACGTCACACGGGCGGCTCCCGGCCCTGCACTGAACAAACCCGCACCGCGGCAGGAGCCCACCTGGTCGGCGTTTTCTTGTCTTCCTCAGAGATCAAAAACCAGACAAAGTCTGCGTAGCTGATCTTCCCTTCCTTCTGCGCTTTTCTGCCTCTAGACCCCAGGCCAGGATGGACAGACGAAGACGGTGTCACGGAGAGACTCCCAGGCGTGGAGCCCCTGCCCATGACCGGGGGCGAGAGGGGCCCCcggcccagccctcctcctgcccctccaggGAGGACGTGGAGGCCCCGTGGCCAGAGGGCGTTCCCGAGATCCAGGTGGGGTCAGGAGTGCACCTGCACCACGGCCACGGCCGCCTGGACGCCGGCAACGTCCCCTTCCCGGGGCTCGCTCAGGCCCAGCGCCCGACGAGGACCCCTGACCTGGGGCACGGGCCGCCCCTTCCTCAGACCTCACATGACAGAGTGTCGTGCCCCCCACTAGGCTTTCGGGTGACACAGACACGTATCCCCCTCCCCACGGCCAGTCGCTGTGGGAACTCGACAAGCTCGTGTCAGGCAAGGAGGAGCCGGGTCCTCGTGGGGCCTGAGCCGCACGTACCGCGTGACTGCTCCCGAGAAGATCCTGTCGATCATCTTGGTGGAAATGGCTGGAAAGGAAGGGGGTTGATGGGCAGCCCGCACCGCGCCTCGGCCCCGATGTCACGACCCCCCCGAGCCGAGCCGGAACGGGGCAAGGACCGAAATGCCCACAGGCGGCCCCGGGGCCCCCGCACAGGCCCCTCCCGGGTGCAGCCACCCCTGCCCTTCGAGCGGACCAGGGGCGCACGAAGCTGACCGTGGTTCATTAAAGGGCGGAACCTTCAGGCCTCACAGGTTCCGCTTCCAGACGCAGAGTGAGGGAGGCCTCAGTGCCATCCCGAAAACAAACACGTTTCAGCCCAAACTCCGCTAACAAGAGGCAAGAGCGGAGGCACCGACGCCGTCAGCTCCGGCCCACGAGGTCCCGCAGCCCGGGCGGCCATCCCTGCGGTCACCCGTGTCCCCGGCACGCACGGGGCCAAGACGCCCCCGCTTCAGGCCGCCGTGTGTGAGAAACAGCCCAGCGCGGCCGCACCTGCCATCGCCCGGCCGCACAGGCCATGCTGCCCGGAGACCCAGGGTGGGCACCAGCGGAACAGGGAAAGCCGGGGCGGGCCCGGGGTTTCCAGGGACAGCGAACGCCTGGTTCGGGGCCGATTCCCCGCGGTGAAGCGCTGGCTCGGGCCACACGGGCGGCTGTGCCGAGCTGGGCTCTCCTCGCGGCTACATGTGGGGTCCAGGGCGCAGGTGGCTCCCTGAACCGGGCACAGGACAAATCCAGGCAATGCTACGTCTGCTCAGGGGCGCGTCCCACGCACGCAGGACGGGGGTCTACGGCGGCCGCGCGGCCCAGGAGCAGCCCCGGGAGACCCGGACGGGCGGAGCTCACATTCCGGGCACCAGGCACGCGAGTCGGCTGCGCGCAACAGATGCCACCGTCACTGGGAAATACTCTTGGTTTTTTTGGGCGGGGGGAAGCAGACTTCAAGGAACCCTTTAGAAAACTCCAGCCGCACAGGCCACAGGCAGGCTCTCGTCCCTGGAAGCTGCACGACTATTACAGGAGCCGGGTGAGGACACCGGGGAGGCGCCGCCTCCCGCGGAGGGATCTGACCGCCCTCTAAGCCCGCGCTCCACCCAGTCGGGGACTGGATGGAAACTGCTCCCGGCCTTGGGGGCTGGAACCTGGAGGTGAGGGACGCGGCTGGTCTGCACGCCCTTGCTCGGGTGTTAACAACGAAGCCGCGCGGGACTGCAGGCCCTCGGGCCGGGTGCGGCTGTCTGAGCCTCAGGACCAGCGGCCCACACGGACCCTGCAGACGGCCAGGGGAGGACGCCTGGTGCAGAGGCGCACGCAGGGACCCAGACACGCGGGGACCCAGACACGGAGCGGGGAGTGGGGGAGGAGAGGCAGCTGCAGACCCGGGACGCCCTGAGAGAAGAAGGGTCTGCTCGGTGTCCCCGCGCCGCGCCCGCCCCTCTGCCCCTGCGCACCGTGGTCATTGTGCCGCGCCAGGTCGTGCGCGTCGATGAGCAGGTCGTGGTCCGTGTCCAGCTCCCAGAACTTGCAGTAGATGACGTAGAAGTGCTCGTAGGAGAAGAATTCGGTCAGCTGGTTGATGtccgcctcctcctccagcagcGCCACATTCTGCCAAAGGACCCAGGCGGCCTGAGCGCGGGGCCTCTGGGGGGACGCCCCAAGTCCGGGTGGCTGCGGGCGGGGGCAGGGAAGGCGGGGTCGCTCCGAGTGGGGGCAGCTCTGCGGTGGGGGGAGCTCCAGCGCGGGGGCGGCTCCCTAGGCgggcgtgggggtggggggcagctcTCAGGGAATGAGGGCTCGGCTCTCCCTGGTGCCCAGTACGGCCCCCCCCACTTCGCAGATCAACCATGGACCCCCAAGTGCAGGCGGCGCTCACAGGcctgggggtgggcagggagcGTGGGGGcggtggggatggggtgggagtgcgggggaggggaaaggaggggggaggaaaggagggggagggagggacgggAGGACAGGGCGGGCGCGCCGCGCACCTGCAGGAAGGAGCTCCTCCGCAGCTCGGCGCAGGTGATCCTGCCGGACCAGGACCGGTTCACGGTGTAGAAGATCCGCTGGATGACCTGCGGGGGCGCCGTCAGTGCGCTGGGTGCGCGAACCCCCGAGCCTCGCCCCGCACGGAGACCCGGCGCCGGGGAGAGGGGCGCGGCCTTGGTCTCAGCCGCACCAGGCTCGCCAGGGCCGGACGGGCGGGGGCAGCGCGGCGGGAAGGGCCCTGCGGGAGGCGCCGCCCCAGGCCAAGCAAAGCGGGGAGGGTCTGGCCGGGGACGCCCCGGAGCTACGCGGGCCCAGGACAGGTGGGAAAGGGGCGCGGCCACCCCGGAAAGCCAGAGTCCCCCCAACGCCGGGCTCCCGGGCACGGCAGACACGTTCCCAGGAAACAGCCGCCTCCTCCCGAAACTCAAGACCCCGGACCCCGCCCGCCCCGGAACCGCCCCCGGGCTCACCCCGGCCCCTCCGCTGGGGACCCACCGTGGTGATGTAGCGCGAGTGGAACTCGGACGCCTCCTTCAGGAAAGACAGCCCCGGGTGCGTGTTCACCACGTCCTGCGGGTGGGAAGAATGAGGCGTGCGGTGTAGACGCCGGCCCTCCCGTGAGGGGTGAGGCGTGCAGTGTAGACGCCGGCCCCCCCGCGAGGGGTGAGGCGTGCAGTGTAGACGCCGGCCCTCCCGTGGAGTGTGCGGTGTAGACAACGGCCCCCCGTGAAGGGTGAGGCGTGCCGTGTAGACACCGGCTCTCACCTGCAGGAAGGGGACGAAGTCGTCCTGCACCAGGTAGTTGCAGCCAGGGCTCATGAGCAGATGGACGAACTTGGCCGCGTCGTCGTGGCAGTTGTGGAGGATTCTGGAAGGACAGGATGACTGCGCGCCACCCTCACAGGCGGGGGGGTTTCGACCCCGCAGACACAGGGTGGAACAACAGGGCAGGCCGCCACGCACGACCCCGGCAGGCCTGCGCCCACGCGCGGGTTTCTCCTCTCACAGTGGCAGCCGTAGGGGGCACCTGTCCTGACGCCAGGGGGACCCGGGGACGCCTCCGCCCTCCCGACACGGCCCCGTGCCCGGCCCGGGACTCACTTTCTCCACATGGCGACGAACTTGTGGACGGACACGGAGCCCGTGCGCTCCCCGCCGGCGCCACAGAAGAGCGGTCCCTTCCAGTAGAGGGGGCAGCCGCAGGCCTGGGGCACAGAGGGCAGGAGGGGCGGTCAGCGGGACCCGGACGCCTGCGCTCCTGCTGCGCTCCTGCCGCGCTCCTACTGCGCTCCTGCCGCGCTCCTGGCGCCTGACCACCCGCTGCCTGGAGACCCTCTGTTGTGGCCAGACGCAGCACACACAGCCAGGCACGTCTGGGTATCTGCAAACTCAATGTGGCTTTCGCTCCGGCCTTGGAACCGAGTCAGGAGAGCTGAGCCCTGGAGTGCCGGGCACGCAGTCCCCCGACCAGAGACCACACGCGGACACTGTAACCAGAGGCGGCTGCGTCCCCAGTGTCTGCAAACCAAGCGGCGCAGACTAAGAACCAGTATGTGCGGGAAGAAATGGCCCCGTCAGCCAGGCAAGTGGTGAGTCCCACAGCGACGGAAACGTCTTATGGAACGTGTGGGACAGGTCTGCAGCAGAGCCCATGGCAGGTTAAATACAGCCTTAAATACACACGCGAGGAAGGAAAGTTTAACATCAGTCGTCTGCACTTCTACCTCAAAGTCACACACACACGGCAGACATGGAAGGAAAAACACTCAACAGAGAAAATCAGGAAAATCAAAACTTGATGATTTGAAAGATCCTTAACAATTAAccctgctgggcgcggtggctcaggcctgtcatcccagcagtttcagaggctgaggtgggcggatcacaaggtcaggagttcgagaccagcctggccaagatggtgcaaccccgtctctcctaaaaatacaaaaattatctgggcgtggtggtggcgggcgcctgtaatcccagttactcaggacgctgaggcaggagaatcgcgtgaacccgggaggtgatagaaagagactgtctgaaaaaaataaaaacaaatcacacACACTGTCTACAAAGCAAACTACAGAGCACGGCGGGGTGAAATCAAAGACGACCTAAACGTGGTAACATGGACCTCACTGCactgctgggtttacaggctgcAATTTCTTCCAGACGATTCTGCTGACCCACAGAATCCACACAATCCCCAGCCACAGAGTCCACGCAGCCCCCAGCCACAGAGTCCACGGAGCCCCCACCCACAGAGTCCACGCAGCCCCCAGCCACAGAGTCCACGGAGCCCCCACCCACAGAGTCCACGCAGCCCCCAGCCACAGAGTCCACGGAGCCCCCACCCACAGAGTCCACGCAGCCCCCAGCCACAGAGTCCACAGAGCCCCCACCCACAGAGTCCACGCAGCCCCCACCCACAGAGTCCATGCAGCCCCCACCCACAGAGTCCACGGAGCCCCCACCCAGGGGCCACACAGCCGCTACCCACAGAGTCCACGGAGCCCCCACCCAGGGTCCACGCAGCCCCCACCCAGGGTCCACGCAGCCCCCACCCACAGAGTCCACGGAGCCCCCACCCAGGGGCCACACAGCCGCTACCCACAGAGTCCACGGAGCCCCCACCCAGGGTCCACGCAGCCCCCACCCAGGGTCCACGCAGCCCCCACCCACAGAGTCCACGCAGCCCCCACCCACAGAGTCCACGGAGCCCCCACCCAGGGGCCACACAGCCGCCACCCACAGAGTCCACGGAGCCCCCACCCAGGGTCCACGCAGCCCCCACCCAGGGTCCACGCAGCCCCCACCCACAGAGTCCACGCAGCCCCCACCCACAGAGTCCACAGAGCCCCCACCCACAGAGTCCACACAGCCCCCACCCAGGGTCCACGCAGCCCCCACCCAGGGCCCACGCAGCCCCCACCCACAGAGTCCACGCAGCCCCCACCCAGGGTCCACGCAGCCCCCACCCACGGAGTCCACGCAGCCCCCACCCAGGGTCCACGCAGCCCCCACCCACGGAGTCCACGCAGCCCCCACCCAGGGTCCACGCAGCCCCCACTCAGGGTCCACGCAGCCCCCACCCAGGGTCCACGCAGCCCCCACCTACATGCACCAAGGGCTTGTTGTTTTGGGGTGTGCAGTATACACTGACAGGCTCGCATGAAAACTTATAAGGGAACACAAAAGAACTTCCAGGGGACCATGTTGATGGATGTAAGAGTCTCCCTCAGGCACTGGTGGGCTAAGGGAGCAAGGGAAGGAAGTGAGCTGGGACAGAGCAAACCCACTTCACACACACTGAATACCGGGGGATCCCAGCCCGAGGGTGAAAGGCCAGACAGCGGCCCTCCTGGAAGGAAACGAGAGGCTCTGCCGTGGCCAGGGTTTCTTGAACGGGGCACACGTGCACCCCCTGAAGGAAGAGAGTGGCCAGCTGCCCCGCCCCGGCCCGGGACTCCGGCTCAGCGCCCGGCATGGTGAACAGAATGACAGGAGAAGCCACCGAGAAAGAGGCCCAAACACGACAGAGCCCGGACGTGCACTGCCCTCCAGAGAGGGGCGCACGACGGCCGGCAGACAAGGGGGAGCGCGCCCGGCACTGGCGCTGGTGAGGGCAGGGTTCACGGGGCACGGAGCGGTGCCAACACGAGCACGAGACGCGGCTGAGTCAGAAAGGACTGAAGATGCCAGGTCGGGCAAGGCTGCCAGGCAGCCGGGCGTCCGCGTTGCTGGGAGAACCGGGACGCCGCACAGCTGCCGGGAAAGTGGACCACAGGGGGGCTGAGCATAAGCCCCGAGGCCCGGCCGGGGCATCCGTCCTCCCAGAAGCACACCAGCGGGAAGATGGCCGATGCCCGTGACAGCCGCACGGATGCGGACGCCGGCTGCCTGATGCACGGTGCCCCGGGGAGAGAAGCCTGATGCCAGAGCAGGGGCTGGAGGAATAAACTGACGGCAGCGTCGCCCGGACAGGTGCGGGGCGGGAGTGACCACAGGTGGCGTGTGGGGACTTGGAGGGGCTGCACGCCACAGCACGGCGCGCAGTGCGGCGACGGGAAAAGATGCTATCCGGCTGGTGCACCTGTGGATGACGCGAAGGCAGCCGTGTGGAGCGGAGGGGCCGGGCCCTGCAGGACGCACAGGCACGTGCCGGCTCCCGTGGCGAGGATCCCGAGGGAGCTCAGCCCTGGCCACCTGGGAAGGGTGCCGTGGTGCAGCGGGAGGGAACGAGCTGGGTGCCGGGCACTGGGCCCTTGGGCTGGTGCTGGTCTCACGCTTCTGACCTCATCAGGCCGTTCTGGCTCACGGGCCATGCAGATTTCAGACCCCAAGCACTCAACACCCAGGAATGTGGGGATGTGTCAGCCTTCACATCTGTGCTCCTCATGGTGTGCAAGACACACCGTAATGACCTGGTGGCACGGACGGAGCATCAGATGTATCCAGTCCTACCGGCTGGCGCCCAGTCTACCCGGTCCTACAGGCTACAGTCAGATCTACCCGGTCCTACAGGCTACAGTCAGATCTACCCGGTCCTACAGGCTAGTGTCAGATCTACCCAGTCCTACAGGCTACAGTCAGATCTACCCGGTCCTACAGGCTACAGTCAGATCTACCCGGTCCTGCAGGCTACAGTCAGATCTACCCGGTCCTACAGGCTACAGTCAGATCTACCCGGTCCTACAGGCTACAGTCAGATCTACCCGGTCCTACAGGCTACAGTCAGATCTACCCGGTCCTACAGGCTACAGTCAGATCTACCCGGTCCTACAGGCTACAGTCAGATCTACCCGGTCCTGCAGGCTACAGTCAGATCTACCCGGTCCTACAGGCTACAGTCAGATCTACCCGGTCCTACAGGCTACAGTCAGATCTACCCGGTCCTGCAGGCTACAGTCAGATCTACCCGGTCCTGCAGGCTACAGTCAGATCTACCCGGTCCTACAGGCTACAGTCAGATCTACCCGGTCCTACAGGCTACAGTCAGATCTACCCGGTCCTACAGGCTACAGTCAGATCTACCCAATCCTGCAGGCTACAGTCAGATCTACCCGGTCCTACAGGCTACAGTCAGATCTACCCAATCCTGCAGGCTACAGTCAGATCTACTCAGTCCTACAGGCTAGAGTCAGATCTACCCGGTCCTACAGGCTACAGTCAGATCTACTCAGTCCTACAGGCTAGAGTCAAATCTACCCAGTCCTGCAGGCTAGAGTCAGATCTACCCAATCCTGCAGGCTACAGTCAGATCTACCCGGTCCTGCAGGCTACAGTCAGATCTACCCGGTCCTGCAGGCTACAGTCAGATCTACCCAGTTCTACAGGCTAGTGTCAGATCTACCCAGTCCTGCAGGCTACAGTCAGATCCATGCAATCCTACAGGCTAGAGTCAGATCCATCCAGTCCTACAGGCTAGCATCAGATCTATGCAGTCCTACAGGCTACAGTCAGATCTACCCAGTCCTACAGGCTAGTGTCAGATCTACCCAGTCCTGCAGGCTACAGTCAGATCTACCCAGTCCTGCAGGCTACAGTCAGATCTACCCAGTCCTGCAGGCTACAGTCAGATC of Macaca fascicularis isolate 582-1 chromosome X, T2T-MFA8v1.1 contains these proteins:
- the LOC141406882 gene encoding serine/threonine-protein phosphatase 2A regulatory subunit B'' subunit beta-like isoform X2, with protein sequence MPPGKVLQPVLKMKVDELFLYWLSEASTQRMLQDCLRRIKAPGRDPPTAGDGELPGVWPAAPLAAPRPGGLDLAATPGPGPALPLGAASSPRNAPHARGTRRSAGTRVVQTRKEERLPPASSQSIPTFYFPRGRPQDSLNVDAAISKIESAFARLPHERATMDDMGLVAKACGCPLYWKGPLFCGAGGERTGSVSVHKFVAMWRKILHNCHDDAAKFVHLLMSPGCNYLVQDDFVPFLQDVVNTHPGLSFLKEASEFHSRYITTVIQRIFYTVNRSWSGRITCAELRRSSFLQNVALLEEEADINQLTEFFSYEHFYVIYCKFWELDTDHDLLIDAHDLARHNDHAISTKMIDRIFSGAVTRGRKAQKEGKISYADFVWFLISEEDKKTPTSIEYWFRCMDLDGDGALSMFELEYFYEEQCRRLDSMAIEALPFQDCLCQMLDLVKPRSEGRITLRDLKRCKLAGVFFDTFFNIEKYLDHEQKEQISLLRDSDGSGPELSDWEKYAAEEYDILVAEETAGEPWEDGFEAELSPVEQKLSALRSPLAQRPFFEAPSPLGAVDLYEYACGDEDLEPL
- the LOC141406882 gene encoding serine/threonine-protein phosphatase 2A regulatory subunit B'' subunit beta-like isoform X3, with the protein product MERAEPGPRLQRPAGPGPALPRERSARPGPRRALRADGMRLRERSLRQDPDLRQELASLARGCDFVLPSRFKKRLKAFQQVQTRKEERLPPASSQSIPTFYFPRGRPQDSLNVDAAISKIESAFARLPHERATMDDMGLVAKACGCPLYWKGPLFCGAGGERTGSVSVHKFVAMWRKILHNCHDDAAKFVHLLMSPGCNYLVQDDFVPFLQDVVNTHPGLSFLKEASEFHSRYITTVIQRIFYTVNRSWSGRITCAELRRSSFLQNVALLEEEADINQLTEFFSYEHFYVIYCKFWELDTDHDLLIDAHDLARHNDHAISTKMIDRIFSGAVTRGRKAQKEGKISYADFVWFLISEEDKKTPTSIEYWFRCMDLDGDGALSMFELEYFYEEQCRRLDSMAIEALPFQDCLCQMLDLVKPRSEGRITLRDLKRCKLAGVFFDTFFNIEKYLDHEQKEQISLLRDSDGSGPELSDWEKYAAEEYDILVAEETAGEPWEDGFEAELSPVEQKLSALRSPLAQRPFFEAPSPLGAVDLYEYACGDEDLEPL
- the LOC141406882 gene encoding serine/threonine-protein phosphatase 2A regulatory subunit B'' subunit beta-like isoform X1; amino-acid sequence: MERAEPGPRLQRPAGPGPALPRERSARPGPRRALRADGMRLRERSLRQDPDLRQELASLARGCDFVLPSRFKKRLKAFQQVQTRKEERLPPASSQSIPTFYFPRGRPQDSLNVDAAISKIESAFARLPHERATMDDMGLVAKACGCPLYWKGPLFCGAGGERTGSVSVHKFVAMWRKILHNCHDDAAKFVHLLMSPGCNYLVQDDFVPFLQDVVNTHPGLSFLKEASEFHSRYITTVIQRIFYTVNRSWSGRITCAELRRSSFLQGAAPALELPPPQSCPHSERPRLPCPRPQPPGLGASPQRPRAQAAWVLWQNVALLEEEADINQLTEFFSYEHFYVIYCKFWELDTDHDLLIDAHDLARHNDHAISTKMIDRIFSGAVTRGRKAQKEGKISYADFVWFLISEEDKKTPTSIEYWFRCMDLDGDGALSMFELEYFYEEQCRRLDSMAIEALPFQDCLCQMLDLVKPRSEGRITLRDLKRCKLAGVFFDTFFNIEKYLDHEQKEQISLLRDSDGSGPELSDWEKYAAEEYDILVAEETAGEPWEDGFEAELSPVEQKLSALRSPLAQRPFFEAPSPLGAVDLYEYACGDEDLEPL
- the LOC141406882 gene encoding serine/threonine-protein phosphatase 2A regulatory subunit B'' subunit beta-like isoform X4, translated to MDDMGLVAKACGCPLYWKGPLFCGAGGERTGSVSVHKFVAMWRKILHNCHDDAAKFVHLLMSPGCNYLVQDDFVPFLQDVVNTHPGLSFLKEASEFHSRYITTVIQRIFYTVNRSWSGRITCAELRRSSFLQNVALLEEEADINQLTEFFSYEHFYVIYCKFWELDTDHDLLIDAHDLARHNDHAISTKMIDRIFSGAVTRGRKAQKEGKISYADFVWFLISEEDKKTPTSIEYWFRCMDLDGDGALSMFELEYFYEEQCRRLDSMAIEALPFQDCLCQMLDLVKPRSEGRITLRDLKRCKLAGVFFDTFFNIEKYLDHEQKEQISLLRDSDGSGPELSDWEKYAAEEYDILVAEETAGEPWEDGFEAELSPVEQKLSALRSPLAQRPFFEAPSPLGAVDLYEYACGDEDLEPL